GAAAGCAGTCGATTTATTAAAAGAGAAGAAGACATAGGTCCTTGCAAATATATCTTTCTAACCAATCAATCATATCCAAAAAAGGATATGCTGGCAACTCAACACATGATATGATCATTCAGGATTTTGTGTGGGTTGACTGCATTCTGGTTTTCCCTTGGTATAATTGAGCTTGTCTTCCCCTTCCCCTACCTTTTCTTGGGTTGAACTAGACTCTCAGCATCTTATGTATTTGCAGTTCTAGCAACTCAAAGAATCTTCCCCAACAGTGCAACATTTGAATTCTTTAGCCTACAAAATGATTTGTAGTTGATTAgttcttgaatttgaaatttgatgtCCAGACACCTTATACCTAGGTTAGTGATCCAACATTAAAATACGTTTTTTTAATAATCATCTCGAAGACATAACTCATCTTTGAACCCAACCTCATTATCCTACCTACAGTGGTCAGATTACCAATCCCCCCACCCTccaccaaaaaaaaatgaaacaaaagaaaaaaatggggACTCAATAAGCAGAGTAATCCTGAGTTCCTGACCCATATCCAACATCCTACACTGGAACCATTGCATGGTTGCACCCACTATCTCCGTAACATTTTTGCTTCTCATTAGTAAACGTTCAGTTCTTTGTGTTAACTGCTTTTCTCTACTGAAGTGAACATTTATGCCATTGGATATTGCTCTACTGTTTATAAGTTGTGGCAACTCTGGAGAAGAACTTGTTCCTCCACAACTGTCAAGAATTTCTTTTGATAGTTTCCACAACTGCCAAGGTACATCTGATGGCAAAAATGTCTCACCAGCATTTGCACTATTTTAACTTCTGAACCACTACCTTATATTTGTGATTTGAGATCCTAGTAAAATATGctattttgattatttccaGGGATTCTGATACTTTCTTGACTATTAGGTCCTCAAATTTCCTTTGTCGAGTCTCCTTGATAGTATGATAAATCCTTGGTGGAACAGCTTAAACCTATTGAATACATAGGGTAGTCTCAATATTATCTGGAAATATCAGTAACATATGTTATTGATGTTAAATACTCTCTGATGACATGGATTGGCTGGGATACAGGTTAATCAGATTGGCACAGTTACCGAAGCCATTGAAGTTGTCAAGATGGCTAAGGATGCCCAATGGGGGGTTGTGATATCTCAAAGAAGTGGTGAAACTGAAGACAGTTTCATATCTGATTTATCTGTTGGCTTAGCTACTAATCAAATTAAAGCTGGTGCCCCTTGCAGAGGAGAACGACTAGCAAAGTACAACCAGGTGGTTTGCTAGCCTATCTATGGTGCTTATATTGTAGTTTCCATGTTTAGCTGAATTCATGCACTGCTCTCAATTTTATAGGAATTAGTCTCCCCTCTATTGGCTGATCATTCTGCTCTGCCATGCTCTTATTGTGCTTTGACACTTCAAAGGACGCATCTATAAAATAGATGTTTCCCTTGAACATGACTCATTTTACATCgttttttcattttccttttcctttatcTAATTTGTAAGACTTGTTGTTTATTTTGTAGTTgcttagaattgaagaagagcTTGGTGATCAAGCAGTTTATATTGGTGAAAAGTGGAGGAACTGATCTTTTTTCATCAGATGGACATCCCTGTTGCTTCCATTTAGCAGTGGCACTATCTCTTTCAGTTTGCAGCAAAACAGCTACAGTTTTGAACATTCTTCCCACTGTGCATTAGATTTGACAATGCTACAGTGCGTCCTAGCTTTGCAGCTAAAGATTGCAGATTGCGGGATGAGCTTGTTTGTTCTATGTAGTAGTGTTTGAATCTAAACTTTTTCTGTATCAAGATGCATTTGTAGAAGATCGAGTTAGAGAGCAATCATAAGATATTTGAGTTTTTTGTAACTTAACAGTGATTTTGTTCTTGCGAACATGATGGATAATTTGACCTCTGCATATTGTGCATTTCTACAGCCATTAAAAGAATTTCAATTTTGCTGTTCCTTTAGCAAACAAACAAATCAAATTGCATCTTTAATCAACGACCCTCATCTTTGAACTAACTAAAAGTTTGCTGTCTCTAATGCAAATAAGATGTAATTCTTTAATCTCTTCACTCAACAGTAACTTCCACATCAATAATTTTCCTACATCACTTATGTAGGGTAAAATTTAAAGAAGGTGGTCATTCTTCAAAACAACTTGTTAGCCTCGTATGTTTCATCTTTATCATACACGAGAGTAGCAATTTGTGAGTGTACACTGTACTCACCTAAGGCACTGCTTAGGATCAGCAAGGTACAAATTCATAAATCATGTTTTCACAGCAATTAGGCATTTCAGATTCTTAATCATGTTAATGCCAATTgcataattaaaaaaacaaaaagctTTATGAAAATTCAGTAAAGTAGGTTAAGACATTCCAACACCACATGCAAATAAGAGAAGAAAACACCCAAAAGAGGAAAATACAGGATTTCATTAAAcacaaatttgaaaatttgtctTGCCAGTCTAAAGCTAAAGCTACGTATTGCTTGCCAGAAAGACTCAAATGAGCTTACACCATAAGAAAGCAAAAACATAAAATCAAGGCTTGGTTTCCTCTTCATCCTCTTCTATCTTAGGTGCCAGGTAATACCTTACATAGCCCATCTCAGCAATCTTGTACTCAACAACAACAGGAAGCTCTGAAGACAAGCTGATGGTTACTGTGTTTGACAATGGAGATGCTTTTGTAAAAGAGTTCAAGTATCTCAGGGCAAATGTCAATGATACTGGCTCATTCATCTCTATAACTGTGGCTTCTTCAGGCTGCCAATTTGAAACAACTAAGTCATACATCAACTTATAGCAAGaatcaaacaagaaaaataaatgcgATAAGCAAAAACAATCTACCTTGTCAACAGTTGTATTTTGCCTGCAAACAATATTAGCAGTACCAATGTCACCTCTGGTTGAGAATTTTACACCTTCCTTTGTCACCGAAATAACAACTACCACAATCAGTTGAAACAAAAGTTAATGTTTAGTTGACATTATACAACTTACTAAAGCCACAGTTATCATGAGAGGCAAATTGCACCTGTATCTCCAATGCTGCTAAGGTCTCTGCAAATTCTACCAAACTCAGCCGAAGGCATTCTAACAATAGCATGGTACTCTGCTTCAGGAATCCCAAGATGCTCACTGTCAATGTCCATTAGCTTCATCTCAAAATCAGCAATCTTGTCTTGGGCTGTGATACATTACAGTCATGCAAATAAGTTACGAGCCATTCCATAATAACAGAAACTGAATCCAAAACATAAAATCAGCTTAACACATGACTCAGTCTCAATTTCTTGAATCAACACCATTATACCAATTTCAACCAACATCAAactagttttaattattttatttatctataaaCAGTGAAGTAATCATttctaaaattcataatttagaATCAAACACTACGTCCAAACTCCGAAGTACTATTAGCTGCAATTTTCGTCACATGTATAGTTTAGAATCAAACACTATGACCTAGTTCTAAAGTACTATTAGCTTCAATTTTCCTCACATTAATAGTTTAGATTCAAACACTATGTCCAAACTCCAAAGCACTGTTAGCTTTGATTTTCCTCACATTTCGCATGTTAAATAAAGTAACCACAAGCAAAAGTGTCATATTTTGGGAGCCGGACGTATCCATTTTCAACTATATGGAGCAGATGTTACAGTCTCTAGATCATATTTATCAATTATATGAAACTATGAAAAAAATACTTGGGACACACAAAAACTAGCTTTGGAACTTACTGGGGCTTTCAAACATGAAAGTGACGGTGTCACTGCCATCGTCAGCCTTGATGGTGATGATGTCGTCATTTCCGGCACATTTGAGCATTTTCGCCATGTTAGTAAGGTTCATGCCCATTGAAATGTTCCGGTCACAGCGGTAGTGCTCAAAACCCTCAGATCGGAGCAGCAGCGCCACCAGAGCCACGTGGCTGGAGTCCATGGCCTGCAGAGAGAAACCAGTGGCGGAACAATCGAAGTTCGCATCGTTCACCAGATCCTTAATCGATTCTAGAACTTTCTTCAACAGACTTCCCTGAACAAGGCGTAGTTCCAGCATCCTTTTTCTCTGAAATTGGGTGGGGGAAATTAGGGTTAGGGTTTCGAAATGGTGAAGGAGGGAAAAGAGAGGTGTTTGAGTGAAAAATCGAGCGAAATTGTGTAGTAAAACGGGGTTAGGGTTTATATCGCTGCTGGGAAAGTGTGCTCGAGAATTTAGGGCTCGCTATTGGCGGGAAATGAATTGtcagataataaaaataagttCCCGCCATTATTTTGATTTTGGGCTACATTTGGCCCATATTGGGTCTGCTCCGAGAAAGGCCTTCGGTTGTCTTGGGGTTTAAACCCATTACACTTTCATAATCATTTTGCAAATGTCTCTCTTTAGGCCATCATTCAatttttattactatatttGCTCTGCACTTTAGATTttctgataatttttatttgagtcGAGGATTTTTCGAAAATAATATTTCTGTCTTCATAAGATAGTGTCTAGGGGTAAGGCTATGTACACGCCACCCTCCCTGAACCCTACTTATTGAAGTATAATGGTAtgtcattgttgttgttataattGTTATTTTGTGCTTGACATTATATTAAACTGCCGACTAATATCTATAAAATTTTAGACTATGATCTTACGTATTTTCACAAGATTTTAAATTGATCAAAATGAAtctttaaactatttttaaatgacccATAAGTTACAAAAAAATAGGTCATTTACTAAataattatccaaaaaaaataactgTCAATTATTCATTTTATCATAGTAAAGAGTGGAAAGATTAATTAACAACACACTCATTTGTTctattatgatataaaataacttTAACGTAGCATTAAAAGCATTATAATCTCATATATTAAATCTACATATGAACCGGAAGCACTTTAAATGAATCACTATATAGTCGGCTGAAGCATTAACAAAGATGAGGAGAGAAACCATAATAAGATTAGATATATTTACTGCCTCAAAGAGAGCACATAGCAGTAGAAAATTTTTATATAGGTTGCAGAATTAATAGGTtcatgttttcttttctttagctGAGGCCTGATTCTCGTGACAACCTTTCTGGGAGGTGGTCATAAAGTTAGGTGTTCTTTAAGTTGCGATATGTTGTTGATTACTAATAATAATACGTTTATAGTtgttacaaaaaaaaatccacCTATGAAACTAATGTTGTTTGAGCAAAGTCTTGTGTAGGCCATTTTTTATTAGTCTTTGAAAGCACTTGTTTACTCTACATCAGTACATCACATACGTATATGTATGTAAAAGAAACCTTGTGTTATTACTTTTGCAAATTGCTAGTAAATTGTCCAAGTTTACATTTATTTCCACCCGGACGTACTTAGAAGGTCTACACCAGGAAAAACTTACGTGATTTTCTTGTTGTTCTCTTCTGACTTAGCCATCACTTTATTTATtgtagtttatatatatatatataatatatatatatatatatatatatatatatatatatatatatatatatatatatataatattaaattaatatatttgcACCCAGATTAATTTTACGTGATCTATATTGTCTTTTATCAATACAAGTATAACATAACTTTATCCAAGAAGAATTGAACTAAACGGAAAAAATTACCTAACCTTTTATCTTTGCAAAagattaaatttgaaatttgatgaTTTTCAACATGATTATTGAATAACCTAagggaaaagacataaattcTCTCCTAAAGTTGTGCcaaaaagtcagttacacacttaaactatcatgacgGTCTATTACATGCCTAAACTATCTAAAAGTGAAATTATTACCCCCTACAACTGACGtgacaaaaaacaaaaaaacagcAGAGCGTCAGTCAGATACAAGTcagttaaaataaaaattaaa
This Solanum dulcamara chromosome 8, daSolDulc1.2, whole genome shotgun sequence DNA region includes the following protein-coding sequences:
- the LOC129901403 gene encoding proliferating cell nuclear antigen; translated protein: MLELRLVQGSLLKKVLESIKDLVNDANFDCSATGFSLQAMDSSHVALVALLLRSEGFEHYRCDRNISMGMNLTNMAKMLKCAGNDDIITIKADDGSDTVTFMFESPTQDKIADFEMKLMDIDSEHLGIPEAEYHAIVRMPSAEFGRICRDLSSIGDTVVISVTKEGVKFSTRGDIGTANIVCRQNTTVDKPEEATVIEMNEPVSLTFALRYLNSFTKASPLSNTVTISLSSELPVVVEYKIAEMGYVRYYLAPKIEEDEEETKP